A single genomic interval of Spirosoma taeanense harbors:
- the kduI gene encoding 5-dehydro-4-deoxy-D-glucuronate isomerase, translating into MQAEPNTRTTDQTDSHLSFESRYASSPNEVKGMTTDQLRQNFLIEKLFVPDQFSWTLTFFDRYLTGGVMPVSGPLALEAPEQLKATYFLERRELGMINVGGAGRVVADGVTYDLDYKEALYIGQGTQNVQFMSLDANTPAKFYLNSTPAHTNYPTRKVSRAEANKLEMGSPETANNRTINQMLINKVLPTCQLQMGMTELKTGSVWNTMPAHTHDRRMEVYFYFEVPEGQAVCHFMGQPQETRHIWMQNEQAVISPNWSIHAGAGTSNYTFIWGMAGENLDYGDMDFCAISDLK; encoded by the coding sequence ATGCAAGCCGAACCGAACACACGCACAACCGACCAGACCGACAGCCATTTGTCGTTTGAGAGCCGCTACGCCAGCTCGCCCAATGAAGTCAAAGGCATGACCACCGACCAGCTTCGGCAGAATTTTCTAATTGAGAAGCTATTCGTGCCCGACCAGTTTAGCTGGACGCTCACTTTCTTCGATCGCTACCTGACGGGGGGCGTCATGCCCGTATCCGGCCCGTTGGCGCTCGAAGCGCCCGAGCAGCTCAAGGCCACTTACTTTCTGGAACGCCGGGAGCTGGGCATGATCAATGTGGGTGGAGCAGGCCGGGTAGTGGCGGACGGCGTCACCTACGATCTGGACTATAAAGAAGCGCTCTATATCGGGCAGGGGACGCAGAACGTGCAGTTCATGTCGCTCGATGCCAATACACCGGCCAAGTTTTACCTCAACTCAACCCCCGCGCATACGAACTATCCAACCCGGAAAGTGTCGCGGGCCGAGGCCAACAAGCTGGAGATGGGCAGTCCGGAAACGGCCAACAACCGCACCATTAACCAGATGCTGATCAACAAAGTCCTGCCTACCTGCCAGTTACAGATGGGCATGACCGAACTGAAAACCGGGAGTGTCTGGAACACGATGCCCGCCCACACCCACGACAGGCGCATGGAAGTTTACTTCTATTTTGAGGTGCCTGAGGGGCAGGCCGTCTGTCATTTCATGGGGCAGCCGCAGGAAACCCGCCACATCTGGATGCAGAACGAGCAGGCCGTGATCTCGCCCAACTGGTCGATTCATGCCGGAGCCGGTACGTCGAATTACACCTTCATCTGGGGTATGGCTGGCGAAAACCTCGATTACGGCGACATGGATTTCTGCGCTATCTCGGATCTGAAGTAA
- a CDS encoding SDR family NAD(P)-dependent oxidoreductase: MDLVLNTFSLAGKVALVTGCKRGIGKAMAEALAEAGADIIGVSANLEREGSDVARAIEARGRQFVAYQADFGKRDALYAFIEQVKQAHPVIDILVNNAGTILRKPAAEHPDEYWDEVIAINQTAQFVLTREIGRDMVARGSGKVIFTASLLTFQGGINVPGYAASKGAIGSLVKAFANEWAGQGVNVNAIAPGYIATDNTEALRADPARSQAILSRIPANRWGESDDFKGPAVFLASDAAKYVHGTILTVDGGWMGR, encoded by the coding sequence ATGGATTTAGTCTTAAATACATTCTCCCTGGCGGGCAAGGTCGCCCTGGTAACCGGCTGCAAACGCGGCATTGGTAAAGCCATGGCCGAAGCCTTAGCCGAAGCAGGGGCCGACATTATCGGCGTATCGGCCAATCTCGAGCGCGAAGGCAGCGACGTCGCCAGGGCCATTGAGGCCCGGGGACGTCAGTTCGTCGCCTACCAAGCCGATTTTGGCAAACGGGACGCACTCTATGCGTTCATCGAACAGGTGAAGCAGGCGCACCCGGTCATCGACATTCTGGTAAACAATGCCGGTACGATCCTGCGCAAACCAGCCGCCGAACACCCGGACGAATACTGGGATGAGGTGATTGCCATCAACCAGACGGCCCAGTTTGTGCTGACGCGTGAGATTGGCCGGGACATGGTCGCGCGGGGGAGCGGCAAGGTAATCTTTACGGCCTCGCTGCTGACATTTCAGGGCGGTATCAACGTGCCGGGTTATGCGGCCAGCAAAGGAGCCATTGGAAGCCTGGTCAAAGCCTTCGCCAATGAGTGGGCCGGGCAGGGGGTGAACGTAAACGCCATAGCTCCCGGCTATATCGCTACCGACAATACCGAAGCCCTGCGGGCCGACCCCGCCCGCAGTCAGGCCATCCTGAGCCGGATTCCCGCCAACCGCTGGGGTGAGTCGGACGATTTCAAAGGCCCCGCCGTTTTCCTGGCTTCCGACGCGGCTAAATACGTCCACGGCACGATCCTGACCGTTGACGGCGGCTGGATGGGCCGTTGA
- a CDS encoding methylmalonyl-CoA mutase family protein, with protein sequence MIAQPAKPEPPTSPAWQHKIRIVTAASLFDGHDAAINLMRRLMQASGAEVIHLGHNRSVAEIVDCAIQEDVQGIAVTSYQGGHVEFFKYMYDLLNERGAGHIRIFGGGGGTILPSEIKELHAYGITRIYSPDDGRAMGLQGMIDDLLRQCDFPVRLDDRNAPIATLPETKDTNLIARLITTAENDPDAYQTCKVSKTLQVSAVTAPPVLGITGTGGAGKSSLVDELVLRFLRTYPDKTLAIISVDPSKRKTGGALLGDRIRMNAIHNHNGGPARVYMRSLATRQSNLALSRHVQDAIDVCKAARFDLIVVETSGIGQSDTEITEHADKTLYVMTAEYGAATQLEKIDMLDFADVIAINKFDKRGSLDALRDVRKQYRRNHNLWDVPDEELPILGAIASQFNDAGMNALFDQLMQRIGLGGTEVSTQSAGSRPQAIIPADRVRYLAEIVEESRRYDAFVSEQTTLARQLYQIDGTLKALPDGPLKHELQQLYTERKNRLSSDCRALLQQWPDMQKRYTAEFYEFKVRDRVIRQPLYSETLSHLKIPKVSLPRYHDWGDILRWLLTENVPGEFPFAAGVFPLKREGEDPTRMFAGEGGPERTNRRFHYVSKNMPAKRLSTAFDSVTLYGEDPAMRPDIFGKVGNSGVSICTLDDAKKLYSGFDLCDPATSVSMTINGPAPMLLAFFLNAAIDQQCEKWLRAQGMEQGEKGGESPQAPSYQGELPEGNDGLGLMLLGTTGDKILPREVYEQIKADTLRKVRGTVQADILKEDQAQNTCIFSTEFALKMMGDIQQYFTDNRVQNFYSVSISGYHIAEAGANPISQLAFTLSNGFTFVEYYLSRGMNVDDFAPNLSFFFSNGMDPEYTVLGRVARRIWAKAMKHKYRANDRSQKLKYHIQTSGRSLHAQEIAFNDIRTTLQALLAIYDNTNSLHTNAYDEAITTPTEESVRRAMAIQLIINREFGLTKNENPLQGSFVVEELTDLVEEAVYQEFLAINERGGVLGAMERMYQRSKIQEESMYYETLKHNGQLPIVGVNTFLDPNGSPTTVPGEVIRSTDEEKRYQVESCRAFQERHTEAAELALKDLQATALANGNLFESLMEAAKVCSLGQLSNALYAVGGQYRRNM encoded by the coding sequence ATGATTGCTCAACCCGCCAAACCCGAACCACCGACCAGTCCGGCCTGGCAGCATAAAATCCGTATCGTTACGGCCGCTTCGCTGTTTGATGGTCACGACGCGGCCATTAACCTGATGCGCCGGCTGATGCAGGCATCGGGCGCGGAGGTGATTCACCTTGGTCACAACCGCTCGGTAGCCGAAATTGTGGACTGCGCCATTCAGGAAGACGTGCAGGGCATCGCCGTAACGAGCTACCAGGGTGGTCACGTGGAGTTTTTCAAATATATGTATGACCTGCTCAACGAGCGGGGTGCGGGTCATATCAGGATTTTCGGGGGCGGGGGCGGCACGATTCTTCCCTCAGAGATTAAAGAACTGCACGCTTACGGCATCACCCGCATCTATAGCCCCGACGACGGCCGGGCGATGGGGTTGCAGGGCATGATCGATGATCTGCTCCGTCAGTGCGACTTTCCCGTTCGGCTTGACGACCGGAACGCGCCAATCGCTACGCTGCCCGAAACAAAAGACACGAACCTGATTGCCCGGCTCATCACCACCGCCGAAAACGACCCGGATGCCTACCAAACCTGTAAAGTCTCAAAGACTTTGCAGGTTTCAGCGGTAACAGCCCCCCCCGTCCTGGGTATTACCGGCACCGGTGGCGCGGGCAAGTCCTCACTCGTCGATGAGCTGGTGCTTCGGTTCCTGCGGACGTATCCGGACAAGACGCTGGCCATTATTTCTGTCGACCCCTCGAAACGGAAAACGGGCGGGGCGCTTCTCGGCGACCGTATCCGGATGAACGCTATTCATAACCACAACGGTGGCCCGGCCCGCGTGTATATGCGCTCACTGGCGACGCGGCAGTCGAATCTGGCCCTGAGCCGGCACGTACAGGATGCGATCGATGTCTGCAAGGCGGCCCGGTTCGACCTGATTGTTGTCGAAACATCGGGTATCGGGCAGTCGGACACGGAAATCACCGAACATGCCGACAAGACGCTCTACGTCATGACCGCCGAGTATGGCGCGGCTACGCAGCTCGAAAAGATCGACATGCTCGACTTTGCCGACGTAATTGCCATCAATAAATTCGACAAGCGCGGTTCGCTGGACGCTCTGCGTGACGTTCGGAAACAGTATCGCCGTAATCACAATCTCTGGGACGTGCCCGACGAGGAACTGCCCATTCTGGGTGCCATTGCCTCGCAGTTTAACGACGCGGGCATGAACGCCCTGTTCGACCAGTTGATGCAGCGCATCGGGCTGGGCGGGACCGAAGTTTCAACTCAATCGGCGGGCTCCAGACCCCAGGCGATTATCCCTGCTGATCGGGTACGGTATCTGGCTGAAATCGTCGAGGAAAGCCGGCGCTACGATGCGTTTGTCAGCGAGCAAACAACCCTGGCGCGGCAATTGTACCAGATTGATGGAACGTTGAAAGCCCTGCCGGACGGCCCGCTAAAGCACGAGCTACAGCAACTGTATACCGAGCGCAAAAACCGGCTTTCGAGCGATTGCCGGGCGTTGCTGCAGCAGTGGCCGGATATGCAGAAACGCTACACCGCCGAGTTTTACGAGTTTAAGGTACGCGACCGGGTTATTCGGCAGCCGCTCTATTCCGAAACCTTATCGCACCTGAAAATTCCGAAGGTCAGTCTGCCCAGGTACCACGACTGGGGCGATATCCTGCGCTGGCTGCTGACCGAGAACGTACCGGGCGAGTTTCCGTTTGCGGCCGGGGTATTTCCACTCAAGCGCGAAGGCGAAGACCCGACCCGTATGTTCGCGGGTGAGGGCGGCCCTGAACGCACCAACCGCCGGTTCCATTACGTCTCGAAAAACATGCCCGCTAAGCGGCTGTCGACGGCCTTCGACTCGGTTACGCTCTATGGCGAGGACCCGGCCATGCGGCCCGACATTTTCGGCAAGGTGGGCAATTCGGGCGTCAGCATCTGTACGCTCGACGACGCCAAGAAACTGTATTCCGGCTTTGACCTCTGCGATCCGGCCACGTCGGTATCCATGACCATCAACGGCCCCGCGCCCATGCTGCTGGCCTTTTTCCTGAATGCAGCCATCGACCAGCAGTGCGAGAAATGGTTAAGGGCGCAGGGCATGGAGCAAGGGGAAAAGGGTGGCGAGTCCCCCCAAGCCCCCAGCTATCAGGGCGAATTACCCGAAGGCAACGACGGACTGGGCCTGATGCTGCTCGGTACAACGGGCGATAAGATTCTGCCCCGCGAGGTATATGAGCAGATTAAAGCTGATACGTTACGTAAGGTGCGCGGCACCGTGCAGGCCGATATCCTGAAGGAAGATCAGGCGCAGAACACCTGCATTTTCTCGACCGAATTTGCCCTGAAAATGATGGGCGACATTCAGCAGTATTTCACCGACAACCGGGTGCAGAACTTCTATTCGGTTTCCATTTCGGGCTATCACATCGCCGAAGCGGGGGCCAACCCCATTTCGCAGCTGGCCTTTACGCTCTCCAATGGGTTTACGTTCGTGGAATACTACCTCAGCCGGGGCATGAACGTAGACGATTTTGCACCCAACCTGTCGTTCTTTTTCTCGAACGGCATGGACCCCGAATACACGGTGCTGGGCCGGGTCGCGCGCCGAATCTGGGCGAAGGCGATGAAGCATAAATACAGGGCCAACGACCGGTCGCAGAAGCTCAAGTACCACATTCAGACCTCGGGACGGAGCCTGCATGCGCAGGAGATCGCCTTCAACGACATCCGCACTACTTTGCAGGCCCTGCTGGCGATTTACGACAACACGAACTCGTTGCATACCAACGCCTATGACGAAGCCATTACGACCCCAACCGAAGAATCGGTCCGCCGGGCCATGGCGATTCAGCTGATTATTAACCGCGAGTTTGGCCTGACAAAAAATGAAAACCCGCTGCAAGGGTCGTTCGTCGTCGAAGAGCTGACCGATCTGGTCGAAGAAGCGGTGTATCAGGAATTTCTGGCGATCAATGAGCGCGGAGGAGTGCTGGGTGCCATGGAGCGGATGTACCAGCGCAGCAAGATTCAGGAAGAGTCGATGTACTACGAGACGCTGAAGCATAACGGGCAGTTGCCCATTGTTGGCGTCAATACGTTCCTCGACCCAAATGGCTCACCGACCACCGTTCCGGGCGAGGTGATCCGCTCGACGGACGAAGAAAAACGCTACCAGGTGGAAAGTTGCCGCGCGTTTCAGGAACGGCATACCGAGGCAGCCGAGCTTGCCCTAAAAGACTTACAGGCTACGGCACTCGCTAACGGCAACCTGTTTGAGAGTCTCATGGAAGCCGCCAAAGTATGCTCGCTGGGCCAGTTGTCGAACGCGCTCTACGCCGTAGGCGGACAGTACCGGCGGAATATGTAA
- a CDS encoding TraB/GumN family protein, translating to MKNLITAALLLIGLGTSGTSAQDKALLYKVTGPGLDKPSYLYGTFHLVCPDDLRITDALKNAIGDAQQVYLELDMDDPALMGQMMKSVMMTDGKTLKTLLKPEEYELLDGYLKKTMNTGLAPFNTMKPLYLMSLLYTTLLPCQPQPYDVVFAQMAANDKKEVRGLESLEAEMAALDKIPLREQLSALVDMARKPDEAKKEFTALLDAYKAHDLTKLMQLTKDSQFSGGDFSQFEDSLLGERNANWIPVIEKAAKEKPTFFAFGAGHLGTGKGIINLLRQKGYTVTPIQ from the coding sequence ATGAAAAACCTGATTACGGCCGCCTTGCTGCTGATTGGTTTGGGAACCAGCGGAACCAGCGCGCAGGATAAGGCCCTGCTTTATAAAGTAACGGGTCCGGGGCTGGACAAACCCTCGTATCTGTACGGTACGTTCCACCTGGTGTGCCCGGATGACCTGAGGATCACCGACGCGCTGAAAAACGCCATTGGCGATGCGCAGCAGGTGTATCTGGAACTCGATATGGACGATCCGGCCCTGATGGGGCAGATGATGAAGTCGGTGATGATGACCGACGGTAAAACTCTGAAGACTCTGCTTAAGCCCGAGGAGTACGAACTGCTGGATGGCTATCTGAAAAAGACGATGAATACGGGCCTCGCGCCTTTCAACACAATGAAGCCCCTGTATCTGATGTCGCTGCTGTACACGACCCTGCTGCCCTGCCAGCCCCAGCCCTACGATGTGGTGTTTGCGCAGATGGCTGCCAACGACAAAAAAGAAGTTCGGGGGCTCGAATCGCTCGAGGCCGAAATGGCGGCACTGGATAAAATTCCTCTTCGCGAACAGCTTAGCGCCCTGGTCGATATGGCTCGCAAGCCCGACGAAGCTAAGAAGGAATTCACGGCTTTGCTGGACGCGTACAAAGCGCACGACCTCACTAAGCTGATGCAGTTGACCAAGGATAGCCAGTTCAGCGGGGGTGATTTCAGCCAGTTTGAGGATAGCCTGCTCGGCGAGCGTAACGCCAACTGGATTCCGGTCATCGAGAAAGCGGCTAAAGAAAAGCCAACGTTTTTTGCCTTCGGGGCGGGCCATCTGGGCACCGGGAAAGGCATCATCAACCTGCTGCGTCAGAAAGGCTATACCGTAACGCCGATTCAGTAG
- a CDS encoding ABC transporter permease: MNVPVFLARKVRHAPEGSFSATVTRVGVISIALGLAILIVAFAVLFGFKQTIQQKIFLFGAHLQVAKFTNNMSYEESPLALNTELYRERGRIPGVRHIQAVGIKAGILKTKDELSGVVLKGVGRDYDWDLLRESLVAGTVPTVGADTGNGSTQLLISQYMANQLQVKVGQSIPLYFLGNPPRARKMTIVGIYETGLEEFDKTIALGDIRLVQRLNNWGPDSVGSYEIFVNDFKQLEATASNVFDRMTPDMRLTRVTDQYRPLFDWMVLLDRNMVILLFLITFVASFNMVSVLLVLMMERTPMIGLLKALGGSDSLIRRMFVYVGLNMVGWGLLIGNVVGLGLCFLQDRYKLIPLDAKNYFMNYVPIVWDWPTILALNGAAVVLIALVLWLPTFIINRIQPVKALAFKK; this comes from the coding sequence TTGAACGTCCCGGTTTTTCTTGCCCGTAAGGTGCGCCACGCGCCCGAAGGAAGTTTCTCGGCCACCGTTACGCGCGTGGGGGTTATCAGCATCGCGCTGGGTCTGGCGATCCTGATTGTGGCGTTTGCCGTGCTGTTCGGTTTCAAACAAACCATCCAGCAGAAGATTTTTCTGTTTGGTGCCCACCTGCAGGTAGCCAAGTTTACCAACAATATGTCCTACGAAGAGTCGCCCCTGGCGCTCAATACGGAGCTTTACCGCGAGCGGGGACGGATTCCCGGCGTTCGGCACATACAGGCGGTGGGCATTAAAGCCGGTATCCTGAAAACGAAAGACGAGTTATCGGGCGTAGTGCTCAAAGGCGTAGGCCGGGATTACGACTGGGACCTGCTGCGGGAATCACTCGTAGCCGGAACCGTGCCGACGGTCGGGGCCGATACGGGTAACGGTTCTACGCAACTGCTGATTAGTCAGTACATGGCCAATCAGTTGCAGGTAAAGGTGGGGCAAAGCATCCCGCTGTATTTTCTGGGCAACCCGCCCCGCGCCCGTAAAATGACCATTGTGGGTATCTACGAAACCGGTCTGGAAGAGTTCGACAAAACCATTGCGCTGGGCGACATCCGGCTCGTTCAGCGCCTGAATAACTGGGGCCCCGATTCGGTGGGGAGCTACGAGATTTTCGTCAATGACTTCAAGCAGCTCGAAGCCACGGCCTCAAACGTATTCGACCGGATGACGCCCGATATGCGGCTGACCCGCGTAACGGATCAGTACCGCCCGCTGTTCGACTGGATGGTGCTGCTCGACCGGAACATGGTCATTCTTCTGTTCCTGATTACGTTCGTTGCCTCGTTCAACATGGTGTCGGTCCTGCTGGTCTTGATGATGGAACGTACGCCTATGATCGGTCTGCTGAAAGCCTTGGGCGGCTCGGACTCGCTGATCCGGCGCATGTTTGTGTACGTCGGCCTGAACATGGTCGGCTGGGGGCTGCTGATCGGCAACGTCGTCGGACTGGGGCTGTGTTTCCTGCAGGATCGGTATAAGCTGATTCCGCTCGACGCCAAGAACTATTTCATGAACTACGTGCCCATCGTCTGGGACTGGCCGACGATTCTGGCGCTCAATGGCGCGGCCGTCGTTCTGATTGCCCTGGTGCTGTGGCTGCCGACGTTCATCATCAACCGGATTCAGCCGGTGAAGGCGCTGGCGTTTAAAAAGTAA
- a CDS encoding exo-beta-N-acetylmuramidase NamZ family protein gives MKPIPMLSYWSDNRFSCSWSSARTKSFLVAGITFYLITAGWLSTQAVAQTSRNGQSSIQTGASQTALYLPALQGRRVGMVVNQTSVINQTHIVDSLKTLGVTIKTIFAPEHGFRGQASAGEKVASSRDPQTGINIISLYGKNLKPTPAQLDSLDVVVFDIQDVGVRFYTYISTLHYVMEACAETNKPLILLDRPNPNGHYVDGPVLDPKFKSFVGMHPIPIVHGLTVGELARMINGEGWLSGSKTAQLTVVPVKNYTHQTPYDLPVPPSPNLPNTQAILLYPSLCLFEGTVVSVGRGTDKQFQVIGSPNPKNGPFQFTPVDKPGAVNPPNEGQLCYGLDLSGIDARRQGFTLRYLVDFYNKAANKDKFILASNFIDKLYGSDQLRMQLKLGISEEKIRRSWQPALNAYKLKRKKYVLYP, from the coding sequence ATGAAACCAATTCCTATGCTGTCCTATTGGTCTGATAACCGCTTTTCATGCTCCTGGTCGTCTGCGCGAACAAAGAGTTTTTTGGTGGCGGGCATTACGTTCTATCTCATTACGGCCGGATGGCTATCGACGCAGGCGGTGGCCCAGACCAGCCGTAATGGTCAATCGTCCATTCAGACCGGGGCGAGCCAGACGGCGCTGTATCTGCCCGCCCTGCAGGGCAGGCGCGTCGGGATGGTGGTGAACCAGACGTCGGTTATCAACCAGACGCATATCGTGGATAGCCTGAAAACGCTGGGGGTAACGATCAAAACGATCTTCGCGCCTGAACACGGTTTCCGGGGGCAGGCCAGCGCGGGCGAGAAAGTTGCCAGCAGCCGCGACCCCCAAACGGGCATCAATATCATCTCGCTCTACGGCAAAAATCTGAAACCAACGCCCGCCCAGCTCGATTCGCTGGATGTCGTGGTGTTTGATATTCAGGACGTTGGCGTTCGGTTCTATACCTATATCAGCACGCTTCATTACGTGATGGAAGCCTGCGCCGAAACGAATAAACCGCTGATTCTACTCGACCGGCCCAATCCCAACGGGCATTACGTAGACGGCCCCGTCCTCGACCCGAAATTCAAGTCGTTCGTCGGCATGCACCCCATACCCATTGTACACGGCCTGACGGTGGGCGAACTGGCCCGGATGATTAACGGAGAAGGCTGGCTGAGTGGGAGTAAAACGGCGCAGCTGACCGTAGTGCCGGTCAAGAACTACACCCACCAGACCCCCTACGACCTGCCCGTGCCGCCCTCGCCTAATCTGCCCAATACTCAGGCCATCCTGCTCTACCCGTCGCTGTGTCTGTTCGAGGGGACGGTGGTCAGCGTCGGGCGAGGCACCGACAAACAGTTTCAGGTCATTGGTTCGCCGAATCCCAAAAATGGTCCTTTTCAGTTTACGCCCGTAGACAAGCCGGGGGCTGTAAACCCACCCAACGAAGGGCAGCTTTGCTACGGTCTCGATCTGTCCGGTATTGACGCTCGTCGGCAGGGGTTTACCCTGAGATACCTGGTTGATTTTTACAACAAAGCCGCTAACAAAGACAAGTTTATCTTGGCTAGTAACTTTATTGACAAGCTCTACGGCAGCGATCAGCTGCGGATGCAGTTGAAACTGGGCATTTCGGAAGAAAAAATACGCAGAAGCTGGCAGCCCGCCCTGAATGCCTATAAACTAAAACGCAAAAAATACGTCTTATATCCATAG